The sequence below is a genomic window from Ornithobacterium rhinotracheale.
ATTGAACAAGTCAAGCTGAACCGTTTGAGAAAGATAGCCCCTGTCTCCAAGTAACACGCAATCAGAAATTTGAAGTTTTATGTCTTTCAAATAATGAATGTCGTGAACGGAGGCGGGAGATAAGTCAAAACTTTGGAACACACCAGCAATAGAACAGATCGCATGTAGCTTGTAACCATAAAAGTGTAGATTTTGAGAAGCACAAAAACCTTTATTTGGCATTGAAAAGCTATTTTCTTTACAGATTTTGCTTCTGGAAGAGCGGGATAATTTACACACTTCTAAAGGCATGCTGTCCACCAAGAAATAGTTTTCAAAATCATTGAACTTTTTCACCATTTTGCACCTAATTTCTTCAAGAAAAGGGAAGAGTTTTCGTTTTCTTCTGTTGTAAACACTCCTTTCAATTTTAGATTCAATAGCCCAACCTTTTATCTCTCTAAAAAGCTGGTACTCAGAGTCGATAGATTTAAATTCTGCTAAAATAATTAAGCTTATCAGCTCTATATCAGATAATTTTGGTTTCACTGGTTTAAAATAGAAATTTTCAGTTCCTGAAATTTCTATTAGTTTATTCAAAATAAAATTGTAACTTGCCTCTAGGTTGCTCATAATTGTATTTGATTGGTAACCAATGCAATTTACTTTTCTTTAGGCTCATGGGCAACCTTTTTTATAATGCACTACGGGTTAGGTTTAATTATTTTATCACCTATTTTAGCTTATGCCATTTGGATATAAATAAAAAAAGGTTTCTCCAGAATCTGGAAAAACCCTTTTTTGATACATTTTTTTCGCAATGAAATTATTTCACAGGGCGAAGAATGTTGTAATTTACCCCTACACCAGCAGCGCCAATATTATTTTCCTTCACCGCGGCACCTTGGTAGAATAGGAATATATTCCACTTATTATCGTGGTAACCTATTTCTGGGCGGTAATAGAAGCCTGCCTTGGTATCTTCTTTTAAGAATGCTACTCCCACGCCTACATCAGCCCCGAGGAAAAACCGTCTGGTGGGGTAGTAGCGCAATAGCGCAGCAACGGGTAATAGGCCTATGTTTTCGGCATCGTTTTTCTTAAAATAATGGGTGTAGCCTGTTGCTAAACCTAAGCCAAAACTTTTGAGGTCTAGGAACTGGTACTTAGCATCTACGCCAAGCGCCACGGAAGAGGTGTCCTTGGTATCTGCTAAGGGAATGCCTGCGTGCAAGCCCACCTTTACCCAATCGGTTCCTTTTTTTTGAGCGTTTACAAATAGGCTTGCAAAAATCAACAACATTAATGTGCTTAATTTCTTCATATTCTATTCTTTTTTATTATTGATTTGCTTTTCTGATGTAGTTTTCCAGCGCCATTGTCATTGAGGGGGTTTCTGGCGTAGGGACTTTGATATTTACCTCTAAGCCATTTTTCTCGGCCTCGGTGATGGTGGACTTGCCAAATACGGCGATGGTTTGTTTTTCCTGCTTATAGTCTGGAAAGCTCTCAAATAGTGATTTTATGCCCAGTGGGCTGAAGAATACTAAGATGTCGTAATCTTTTACATTCTTTTCAGATAAATCACAGCTCACCGTTTGGTACATAATGCCTCGTTTCCAATCTAGCCCCAACTCGTCCATCAAGGCAGGGACATCTGGTTTCAGTGAATTGGAGGAAGGGAGCAGGAGTTTTTCTTTTTTTAATTTTTTTAAAATGGGCTTTAAATCGGCAAAAGTTTTCCCGCCGATGTATACTTTTCTCTTTCGGTATACGATGTATTTTTGCAGGTAAAATGCCACGGCCTCGCTCTGGCAGTAATACTTCA
It includes:
- a CDS encoding IS982 family transposase; translation: MSNLEASYNFILNKLIEISGTENFYFKPVKPKLSDIELISLIILAEFKSIDSEYQLFREIKGWAIESKIERSVYNRRKRKLFPFLEEIRCKMVKKFNDFENYFLVDSMPLEVCKLSRSSRSKICKENSFSMPNKGFCASQNLHFYGYKLHAICSIAGVFQSFDLSPASVHDIHYLKDIKLQISDCVLLGDRGYLSQTVQLDLFNEVKIQLETPKRKNQKDYKPQFYPFRKYRKRIETLFSQLCDQFMIRRNYAKSFEGFKTRILAKITSLTTIQYLNKFVFHSNINNLKINLIR
- a CDS encoding outer membrane beta-barrel protein produces the protein MKKLSTLMLLIFASLFVNAQKKGTDWVKVGLHAGIPLADTKDTSSVALGVDAKYQFLDLKSFGLGLATGYTHYFKKNDAENIGLLPVAALLRYYPTRRFFLGADVGVGVAFLKEDTKAGFYYRPEIGYHDNKWNIFLFYQGAAVKENNIGAAGVGVNYNILRPVK
- a CDS encoding uroporphyrinogen-III synthase, with protein sequence MNIKSILVSQPKPNSEGSPYLTLEKDLGIKVDFEPFIKVEGLTAKDLRQQKIDLSKFTGIVLTSKNAVDHFFRVAEEMRFHVPDAMKYYCQSEAVAFYLQKYIVYRKRKVYIGGKTFADLKPILKKLKKEKLLLPSSNSLKPDVPALMDELGLDWKRGIMYQTVSCDLSEKNVKDYDILVFFSPLGIKSLFESFPDYKQEKQTIAVFGKSTITEAEKNGLEVNIKVPTPETPSMTMALENYIRKANQ